The DNA segment tttaaatatTTCCAACAATTGAAACACTTTGTTTTAAACATACAATTCCAAGAAAATCAATCTTCATTTGTTTACCTTCATTGATCCAAGGAACACCGCCATTCCCTCTGGGAAATTGTGCAAGCTAATGCCTGAAAAAGAAAAGGGTAGTATAGAAATGTTGAGAATTAGTATTAGAAACTTGAGGCGAGGGAATTTGATTTGTATTTATCAATATATATCAACTAAAAGTATTGAACAATGGCTCTCACAGATTAAAAACATGGTAGCAGCATATTTCCAATGAAATTGAAAATGCGATCATGATTTGAAGATTTCCATCCCATCAATAAATGTATCATTTTGGAAATTCTTTTTTGAGCAAACTAAGGTCATTTTTTTGAGAATTTGATATGGAAATTATTTTCAAACATATCGCTATCTGTTGAGATTATATAATCCAAGAAGTATGTTAAATCAACACAACAAGCTGACCTATTGCTGTTATAATTCCACTGAACAACACTTGGCGTCGATGCTTTTTTAAGATGTCTTTGCCTCCTTCATCCCCGTTGTTCTGTTTAGATGCACAAATGAAGTTCAAGAAACTTTGCGAAAAATAACCACAAATGGCAGCAAATTTATATCTCCACTCTACGAAATAAATACATTGCACGAGCGACCTTTTTGCTTTTCGCATCCGAAATGGGTGAAAGTTCTGGTTCTGGTATGAAATTAGCTACAATAGCAAAGAAAATTACACCGGCAAAGAACTGCAAGGCCAACAAATCGTGATTCAGCAATCAAGAAGAGTGCTCATATATAAATTGTAAGAAATAACTTGGCAAAAAACTATCAAAGAACCTCACCCATATATTCCCTTTTAAGAAGCCAATGGAGTTGATGGCATTATGAGCCAAATCAAAGAAAGATATACTCAACATCAGACCTGCAGCAAAACCCTGCATGGACGAGATGCTAAAATTTATGCCTGGAAAGCCGTCTAGATTGAGTTACAAACCTTATAACCAGCTCAAAATTCGACACAACTGTAGCTATAGAAAACATAAGCTATAAATTCACAAATTGCAAGGACTCTAGGCATTAACACCTTGACAACTGAAAGTTTTTATCACCTGTAAAAGCCCAAGCATCTTCAAGTTTGGTGCTTGATTCATGACAACAAAGAGTGCACCTATTcagaaacaaaacaataaatcatTAAGATTGCAATTGGATGCAAGGATTTGAGTGGAAATCCATTGTATCCATTTGGTTCATAATTATAATGAAGGATTTCTCGTGTTAGATAAGTAAATTTTATGCTTCAATTTCAAATTTACTCCTCGACCTAgtatatgtttgaaaaaaaaaatcggtgcaaaaaaaaaaaaaagaaaagaaaataataaattccaGTTAGCCAAAACACCAAATTCGCAAACTCCAATCCACAGCCCCCAACcccaaaatccaatttttttatCAACACTTTGCATATTTCAAACAACTGAAAGCAAAACACGCAATCTTTGATTATTAGCTCAAATATCCAAAACCAAATGCAGAAAAACGTTAATCACCACTCACCAATAGAGGTACTCAAACCACCCAAAAGAGATAGAGAGAGGGCAACTAAAACTTGAGAGTCCATAAAACCCATCTTCTCCAAGAACCCGCGAGTCAAATCCAAAGACAAAATCCTGAATCCTTCTCCCTCCTTCCCCAATCTGTTGAGCTGCCCCGCAAGAACTTAGAAGGGTTCCTAGTATTCTAACAGATTAGTAAAATTCTTTGATCCTCTCCCCCAGTTATCAAc comes from the Henckelia pumila isolate YLH828 chromosome 1, ASM3356847v2, whole genome shotgun sequence genome and includes:
- the LOC140892592 gene encoding zinc transporter ZTP29-like encodes the protein MGFMDSQVLVALSLSLLGGLSTSIGALFVVMNQAPNLKMLGLLQGFAAGLMLSISFFDLAHNAINSIGFLKGNIWFFAGVIFFAIVANFIPEPELSPISDAKSKKNNGDEGGKDILKKHRRQVLFSGIITAIGISLHNFPEGMAVFLGSMKGLRVGMNLAFAIALHNIPEGIAVALPVYFATQSKWKAFKLASLSGLAEPLGVIIVAYLFPSSLSPEILEGLLGSVGGVMAFLTLHEMLPLAFDYAGQKQAVKAVFVGMAFMSASLYFLEVSLPADLSL